AGATGTATCGCCGCTTGTTGTTTTATCGCTGGTGAGAAGCGATAGATCAGCAGCGGCAGGGGCAGCAGAACAAACAGCCACCAGAAAACGAACTCAATGTTTGCCAACGCTCGAAGGTCTCCGTTTTTTTGGTGGCAAAGCGTCCTGAACCCAAACGTAACAGTCCGCAACGAGTGCTTTGGCATCCGCTACAGGTTGTTTCTGGTATAAGGCTTGCTGCCACACGGTTTCATTCGGTACAAACAGCGGACGGCCGAGTTGTTCGTCCAGAAAGTTGTACCACTCTTTGCCCGTCAGATGAGCAATCTGGTCACGCGGAAAATAACAAAGCGCCGCTTGTCTG
This Vibrio ostreae DNA region includes the following protein-coding sequences:
- a CDS encoding DUF4381 domain-containing protein — encoded protein: MKQTPSTPLELNALHLPSEPSWWPLAWGWWALAAGLLCVVVFSLLMVRWKRKRIAPQKTALRLLNPHLSNTPSSAIELLRQAALCYFPRDQIAHLTGKEWYNFLDEQLGRPLFVPNETVWQQALYQKQPVADAKALVADCYVWVQDALPPKKRRPSSVGKH